The genomic stretch TCTCAGCTTCAATGACATGGCCTATCTAGGAGCTACTAAGGCTCAGAAGGATTTCGGTATAGAAATAGAGACTCTAACACCTAAATCACTCGCTGACATGGTCCCATTACTTGAGGATCTGAGTAAGAGGGGCGAGTACGACCTCTTAGTCTTGATAGGGTTCCTATGGACTGATGCTCTGAACAAGACGGCTGATAAATTCCCAGATCAGAAGTTCGCATTAATAGATGCTACTACTGGAGTCGTGAGGAAGAACGAGGTAGATATACTGTTCAGGGAGCAGGAATGCGCAGCAATTGTCGGAGTATTAGCTTCAGGGATGGCTAAGTCCTTAGGAGGGAACAAAGTTGGTGCTGTAGCTGGGATGGACATCCCTCCCCTCTGGAAGTTCCACATAGGCTATCTCTACGGTGTCAAGTACTATGAGAAGGCCACGGGACAGAGGATGGATTTCGTCTGGCAGTACACCGGTACCTTCACTGATACACAAGCTGGCTACAACGCTGCCATGACGCTGCTCCAACAGGACGTCAAGGTCCTCTACGGTCTAGCTGGCTTGACGCATATAGGCATGTTCAACGCCGTTAAGGAGTGGAACTACAGGCAGGGGAAGATCGCAGCCCTAGCCATAGGCCAGGATGCTAGTCAGGAATGGATATCCCCGAAGGATATACCGCTGAGTGGAGCTAAGAGGGTAGACGTCGCTGTTTACACCGCTATAGAGATGGTAGTAAAGGGGACTTGGAAGGGAGGGATAACGACTCTTGGACTCAAGGAAGGAGGAGTCGGAGTATGGGACCTCGATGGTGTGAAGGAGTTCGCTACTCTCGCCTATGAGGCGAAGCAATTGAGGGATATGACTCCCGATGATGTCGTGAAGATCGTGGATCAGCAGAGGAAGGCTTATATACCTGGAGACGCTCAGAGGATAGCCGATGAACTCAAGGAGAAGATAATGAAGGGAGAGATAAAGTTCAAGATGCCAGCTAATCACGATGAATATGATTCCATAATCAGGGAGCTTCTCGCCGGGAACCTGGATGCTGCCCTGGAGAAGGGCTAACTCTCCCTTAAATTTTTTATATTATCGCGCCCTCAACGAGATATGGGACTTTTAGCTTCAGATAACTTGAAGCTCAGTTCTTCAGGAGGTTCATCTTTTGGAGGTGTTATCGTTGAAATTGGTGGAGATGAGGGGGATAACTAAAGTATATCCTGATGGCGTAGTAGCCCTCAGGGGGGTGGA from Candidatus Korarchaeum sp. encodes the following:
- a CDS encoding BMP family protein — translated: MRGDGLSKVGAALLILIIVVAVVAAYFLLQPVQPTPTKKVKVAILFDVGGRGDLSFNDMAYLGATKAQKDFGIEIETLTPKSLADMVPLLEDLSKRGEYDLLVLIGFLWTDALNKTADKFPDQKFALIDATTGVVRKNEVDILFREQECAAIVGVLASGMAKSLGGNKVGAVAGMDIPPLWKFHIGYLYGVKYYEKATGQRMDFVWQYTGTFTDTQAGYNAAMTLLQQDVKVLYGLAGLTHIGMFNAVKEWNYRQGKIAALAIGQDASQEWISPKDIPLSGAKRVDVAVYTAIEMVVKGTWKGGITTLGLKEGGVGVWDLDGVKEFATLAYEAKQLRDMTPDDVVKIVDQQRKAYIPGDAQRIADELKEKIMKGEIKFKMPANHDEYDSIIRELLAGNLDAALEKG